Proteins from a genomic interval of Arachis hypogaea cultivar Tifrunner chromosome 10, arahy.Tifrunner.gnm2.J5K5, whole genome shotgun sequence:
- the LOC112716367 gene encoding FACT complex subunit SSRP1 — protein sequence MWSLNSTVRACATFDEINTRDIFIANIPSTPSPSPSPSSIDNSSVRAMADGHQFNNITLGGRGGTNPGQMKIYSGGIIWKRQGGGKLIEVDKADIMGVTWMKVPRTNQLGVQIKDGLFYKFTGFRDQDVSNLTNFFQNTCGIAVEEKQLSVSGRNWGEVDLNGNMLAFMVGSKQAFEVSLADVSQTQLQGKNDVILEFHVDDTTGANEKDSLMEISFHIPNSNTQFVGDENRPPAQVFHDKIMSMADVGAGGEDAVVTFEGIAILTPRGRYSVELHLSFLRLQGQANDFKIQYSSVVRLFLLPKSNQPHTFVIISLDPPIRKGQTLYPHIVMQFETDYVVQSELAMSEDLYNSKYKDKLELSYKGLMHEVFTTILRGLSGAKVTKPGKFRSCHDGYAVKSSLKAEDGILYPLEKSFFFLPKPPTLILHEEIDYVEFQRHGAGGSNMHYFDLLVRLKSDQEHLFRNIQRNEYHNLYGFISSKGLKIMNLGDAQPGSVGMAKVLENDDDDAVDPHLERIRNEAGDESDEEDEDFVADKDDEGSPTDDSGGDDSDASISGDEKEKPAKKESKKELPSKASTSKKRSKDADEDGKKKKQKKKKDPNAPKRAMSGFMFFSQMERENLKKSNPGISFTDVGRVLGEKWKKMSAEEKEPYEAKARADKKRYKDEISGYKNPQPVNIDSGNETDSA from the exons ATGTGGTCATTAAATAGTACAGTTCGCGCTTGCGCTACTTTTGATGAAATAAATACGAGAGACATTTTCATTGCCAACATCCCATCCACACCCTCACCCTCACCTTCACCCTCGAGCATCGACAACAGCAGCGTAAGGGCCATGGCTGATGGTCATCAATTCAACAACATCACCCTCGGTGGCCGCGGAGGCACC AATCCAGGGCAGATGAAGATATATTCAGGAGGTATTATATGGAAGAGACAGGGGGGTGGTAAATTGATTGAAGTCGATAAAGCTGACATAATGGGAGTGACATGGATGAAGGTTCCAAGGACTAATCAACTAGGTGTTCAGATCAAGGACGGTTTGTTTTACAAGTTCACTGGTTTCCGTGACCAG GATGTTTCAAATTTGACCAATTTTTTCCAAAATACATGTGGGATAGCAGTAGAGGAGAAGCAGCTTTCTGTAAGTGGGCGTAACTGGGGAGAAGTTGATCTAAATG GAAATATGCTGGCTTTCATGGTTGGTTCAAAACAAGCTTTTGAAGTGTCTTTAGCTGATGTCTCTCAGACACAGCTTCAGGGGAAAAATGATGTGATCTTGGAGTTTCACGTGGATGACACAACTGGAGCCAATGAG AAAGATTCATTGATGGAGATAAGTTTCCACATCCCAAATTCTAACACGCAGTTTGTTGGTGATGAAAATCGACCTCCTGCTCAG GTTTTCCATGACAAAATCATGTCTATGGCTGATGTTGGTGCTGGAGGTGAAGATGCTGTTGTCACATTTGAGGGTATTGCCATCCTCACACCTAG GGGAAGATATAGTGTTGAGCTACATCTTTCATTCTTGCGGCTTCAGGGACAGGCTAATGATTTCAAGATCCAGTATAGCAGTGTAGTTCGCCTATTTTTACTTCCCAAG TCTAATCAGCCACATACGTTCGTTATTATTAGTCTGGACCCACCTATTCGGAAAGGACAAACTCTGTACCCTCATATTGTGATGCAG TTTGAAACTGATTATGTTGTTCAAAGTGAGTTGGCTATGAGTGAAGATCTTTATAACAGCAAGTACAAGGACAAGTTGGAGTTATCCTATAAG GGGCTCATGCATGAAGTGTTCACAACAATATTGCGTGGTTTGTCTGGTGCCAAGGTTACCAAACCAGGAAAATTTAGAAGTTGCCATGATGGTTATGCAGTGAAATCATCTTTAAAAGCTGAAGATGGAATTCTTTATCCCCTTGAGAAgagtttcttctttcttcctaaaCCTCCAACTCTTATTCTTCATGAAGAG ATCGACTATGTTGAATTTCAGCGGCATGGTGCTGGTGGTTCAAATATGCATTATTTTGACCTTCTGGTCAGACTAAAGTCTGATCAAGAGCATCTTTTTCGTAATATTCAAAGAAATGAGTACCACaatttgtatggttttatcaG TTCAAAGGGATTGAAAATTATGAACTTAGGAGATGCCCAACCAGGATCTGTTGGTATGGCTAAGGTtcttgagaatgatgatgatgatgctgttgATCCACATCTTGAGCGCATCAGAAATGAAGCCGGTGATGAAAGTGATGAGGAG GATGAAGATTTTGTTGCTGACAAGGATGATGAAGGCTCTCCAACTGATGATTCTGGAGGAGATGATTCTGATGCTAGTATAAGTGGTGATGAGAAAGAG AAGCCTGCCAAAAAGGAATCAAAGAAGGAGCTGCCTTCTAAGGCATCTACTTCGaaaaagagatcaaaagatgcTGATGAagatggaaaaaagaaaaagcagaaaaagaaaaaggacccAAATGCACCCAAGAGGGCAATGTCTGGTTTCATGTTCTTTTCTCAAATGGAAAGAGAG AATCTAAAGAAAAGTAATCCCGGAATTTCATTTACGGATGTGGGAAGAGTACTTGgagaaaaatggaaaaagatgTCAG CGGAGGAGAAGGAACCATATGAGGCGAAAGCTCGTGCTGATAAAAAACGTTACAAGGATGAGATTAGTGGCTACAAGAATCCGCAACCTGTGAATATCGATTCAGGAAATGAGACTGACAGTGCTTGA